One Curtobacterium sp. BH-2-1-1 genomic region harbors:
- a CDS encoding IclR family transcriptional regulator encodes MATTPPNQSIERAAAVLGALGAADGAMRASDIARAIGLGTSTTGRLLATLESLEYVRRDPESQGYSVGRAVLELASQGLNHNPVHRESRAAAQELAHRIGLTANVGVQDDAACIYLCHFEGSLAPKSHTMIGMRQPLHASALGKALMLDLSQAEREALLGADLARYTDHTITSHDALTADLEASAKRGWCVENQEVALGRFCIAAPIRNASGRIVAALSISGRVTQLRDRDTASLAEDLIEVADRISVGLGMISAVAH; translated from the coding sequence ATGGCCACCACCCCTCCGAACCAGAGCATCGAGCGCGCCGCGGCGGTCCTCGGCGCGCTCGGTGCCGCCGACGGGGCGATGCGCGCCTCCGACATCGCACGGGCGATCGGCCTCGGCACGTCGACGACCGGGCGGCTCCTCGCCACGCTCGAGTCGCTCGAGTACGTGCGACGCGACCCCGAGTCGCAGGGGTACTCCGTCGGACGGGCCGTCCTCGAGCTCGCCAGCCAGGGGCTCAACCACAACCCTGTCCACCGCGAGAGCCGGGCCGCCGCGCAGGAGCTCGCGCACCGCATCGGCCTCACCGCGAACGTCGGGGTGCAGGACGACGCGGCCTGCATCTACCTCTGCCACTTCGAGGGCTCACTCGCTCCGAAGTCGCACACCATGATCGGCATGCGGCAGCCGCTGCACGCCTCGGCGCTCGGCAAGGCGCTCATGCTCGACCTGTCACAGGCCGAGCGGGAGGCCCTGCTCGGCGCGGACCTCGCGCGCTACACGGACCACACGATCACGTCGCACGACGCGCTGACGGCGGACCTCGAGGCCTCCGCGAAGCGCGGCTGGTGCGTCGAGAACCAAGAGGTCGCGCTCGGCCGGTTCTGCATCGCGGCACCGATCCGGAACGCGTCGGGGCGCATCGTCGCGGCGCTGTCGATCTCCGGGCGGGTGACGCAGCTGCGGGACCGCGACACCGCGTCGCTCGCCGAGGACCTCATCGAGGTGGCCGACCGCATCAGCGTCGGCCTCGGCATGATCAGCGCGGTCGCGCACTGA
- a CDS encoding GntR family transcriptional regulator, whose translation MPVPSTQPAAERKLLRDTVQDKIRDAIMDGTLEPGERLNDDDLIAWLGVSRTPIREALAELARAGLIEMAPNRYTRVAAPTKDELLDAYRTLGVIYGGVARLATPRFTDAQRKKVVKTLDDVTAQVEARHQGEVAQHGADIYAMWADHCGNPSLEQLCKATTDGLAFKLRVPELAELVPAEVVLPELEKLKAAVVAKDPIAAELAMEAIHLLPSRD comes from the coding sequence ATGCCAGTTCCTTCGACGCAGCCCGCCGCCGAGCGGAAGCTCCTCCGTGACACCGTGCAGGACAAGATCCGGGACGCGATCATGGACGGCACCCTCGAGCCGGGCGAACGGCTCAACGACGACGACCTCATCGCCTGGCTCGGTGTCTCCCGCACCCCCATCCGTGAAGCCCTCGCCGAGCTCGCCCGTGCCGGACTCATCGAGATGGCGCCGAACCGGTACACCCGCGTCGCCGCCCCGACGAAGGACGAGCTCCTCGACGCCTACCGCACGCTCGGCGTGATCTACGGCGGTGTCGCCCGCCTCGCGACGCCGCGCTTCACGGACGCGCAGCGCAAGAAGGTCGTGAAGACCCTCGACGACGTCACGGCGCAGGTCGAGGCCCGGCACCAGGGCGAGGTCGCCCAGCACGGCGCGGACATCTACGCGATGTGGGCCGACCACTGCGGCAACCCGTCGCTCGAGCAGCTCTGCAAGGCGACGACGGACGGGCTCGCGTTCAAGCTGCGGGTGCCGGAGCTGGCCGAGCTGGTGCCGGCCGAGGTCGTGCTGCCGGAGCTCGAGAAGCTCAAGGCCGCAGTCGTCGCGAAGGACCCGATCGCCGCCGAGCTCGCCATGGAGGCGATCCACCTGCTGCCGTCGCGCGACTGA
- a CDS encoding efflux RND transporter permease subunit, producing the protein MSRFLRIVLPALVIVVWLAIASVGGPFFGKISEVSTNDQTSFLPASADATKVQERASEFRQASGAPAIIVLERDGGMTAADQRAATTLADRLGDRDDVQGVSPVIPSEDGDAVEIVATLTQSADTGDAVEAVRADVEDALPSGVQGYVTGPAGFTADLTEAFAGIDGLLLGVALAAVFVILIIVYRSPLLPILVLGTATFALCASILVVWWLAKADIVTVNGQVQGILSILVIGAATDYALLYTARFREALRDHRTGWDATKAALRGSLEPILASGGTVIVGVLCLLLSDLNSNKALGPVAAIGIAFSLLAALTLLPALLLAFRRAAFWPLRPKYGSAHPVLTGPDARGLWARVGRLVARRSRVVWIVCTVGLLAMGTGLVGLKADGVPQSDLVIGSSQARDGQDVLADHFPGGSGSPAQVIGAAAETDELAAAITGVDGVDSVVAAAKDAPSGTVPVTTSGNPGGAAGGTPTVSRGDVLLEATLSDPADSDAAEQTVRALRTAVERVDPGAIVGGATATAVDTNDTGIRDRTLIIPVVLAVILLILMLLLRSIVAPLVLIGSVIVSFAAALGVGALVFDHVFHFPGADPSVPLYSFVFLVALGVDYNIFLMTRVREEALRHGPHEGVLRGLGVTGGVITSAGVVLAATFAALGVIPILFLVQIAFVVAFGVLLDTIVVRSLLVPALAYDLGRRAWWPSRLSRPAHHM; encoded by the coding sequence GTGTCCCGCTTCCTCCGCATCGTCCTCCCCGCGCTCGTCATCGTGGTCTGGCTCGCGATCGCCTCCGTCGGCGGTCCGTTCTTCGGCAAGATCTCCGAGGTCTCCACGAACGACCAGACGTCGTTCCTGCCGGCATCGGCGGACGCCACCAAGGTGCAGGAACGCGCGTCCGAGTTCCGGCAGGCGTCGGGCGCACCGGCGATCATCGTGCTCGAGCGCGACGGCGGCATGACGGCTGCGGACCAGCGTGCCGCGACCACCCTGGCCGACCGGCTCGGGGACCGCGACGACGTGCAGGGCGTCAGCCCGGTGATCCCGAGCGAGGACGGCGACGCGGTCGAGATCGTCGCCACGCTGACCCAGAGCGCGGACACCGGTGACGCCGTCGAGGCCGTCCGCGCCGACGTCGAGGACGCGCTGCCGTCGGGGGTGCAGGGCTACGTCACGGGTCCGGCGGGCTTCACCGCCGACCTCACCGAGGCCTTCGCGGGCATCGACGGGCTGCTGCTCGGTGTGGCGCTCGCCGCGGTCTTCGTGATCCTCATCATCGTCTACCGCTCACCGCTCCTGCCGATCCTCGTGCTCGGTACCGCGACGTTCGCCCTGTGCGCGTCGATCCTCGTCGTGTGGTGGCTCGCCAAGGCCGACATCGTGACCGTGAACGGCCAGGTGCAGGGGATCCTGTCGATCCTCGTCATCGGTGCCGCGACCGACTACGCGCTCCTCTACACCGCACGCTTCCGCGAGGCACTGCGCGACCACCGCACCGGGTGGGACGCGACGAAGGCCGCCCTGCGGGGGAGCCTCGAGCCGATCCTCGCCTCGGGCGGGACCGTGATCGTCGGCGTGCTCTGCCTGCTGCTCTCCGACCTCAACTCGAACAAGGCGCTCGGTCCCGTCGCGGCCATCGGCATCGCGTTCAGCCTCCTCGCCGCGCTCACCCTGCTGCCCGCGCTCCTGCTGGCGTTCCGGCGCGCGGCGTTCTGGCCGCTCCGCCCGAAGTACGGCAGCGCGCACCCCGTCCTCACCGGGCCCGACGCCCGCGGGCTCTGGGCACGGGTGGGTCGGCTCGTGGCGCGCCGCTCCCGGGTGGTCTGGATCGTGTGCACCGTCGGGCTCCTCGCGATGGGCACCGGCCTCGTCGGACTCAAGGCGGACGGGGTCCCGCAGAGCGACCTGGTCATCGGGAGCTCGCAGGCGCGCGACGGTCAGGACGTGCTCGCGGACCACTTCCCGGGCGGGTCCGGCAGCCCGGCACAGGTCATCGGCGCCGCGGCGGAGACCGACGAGCTCGCCGCTGCGATCACGGGCGTGGACGGCGTGGACAGCGTCGTGGCGGCCGCGAAGGACGCCCCGTCCGGCACCGTCCCCGTGACGACGAGCGGCAACCCGGGCGGCGCCGCCGGTGGGACCCCGACCGTCTCCCGCGGCGACGTCCTGCTCGAGGCCACCCTGTCCGACCCGGCCGACTCCGACGCCGCCGAACAGACCGTGCGTGCCCTCCGCACGGCGGTCGAGCGGGTGGACCCCGGCGCGATCGTCGGTGGCGCGACCGCGACCGCCGTCGACACGAACGACACCGGCATCCGGGACCGCACGCTGATCATCCCCGTGGTGCTCGCGGTCATCCTGCTCATCCTGATGCTGCTGCTCCGGAGCATCGTGGCGCCGCTCGTGCTCATCGGCAGCGTCATCGTGTCCTTCGCCGCGGCGCTCGGCGTCGGTGCCCTCGTGTTCGACCACGTGTTCCACTTCCCCGGGGCCGACCCGAGCGTCCCGCTGTACTCGTTCGTGTTCCTCGTGGCGCTCGGCGTGGACTACAACATCTTCCTCATGACCCGGGTGCGCGAGGAGGCCCTGCGGCACGGTCCGCACGAGGGCGTCCTGCGCGGGCTCGGGGTCACGGGCGGCGTGATCACCTCGGCCGGGGTCGTCCTCGCGGCGACGTTCGCGGCGCTCGGCGTGATCCCGATCCTGTTCCTCGTGCAGATCGCGTTCGTGGTCGCCTTCGGCGTGCTGCTCGACACGATCGTGGTCCGCTCGCTGCTCGTCCCGGCGCTGGCGTACGACCTCGGGCGCCGGGCCTGGTGGCCGTCGCGCCTGTCGCGTCCGGCCCATCACATGTGA
- a CDS encoding MarR family winged helix-turn-helix transcriptional regulator — protein MDDTPDAWPLGRLLSAAARAIERDWDERLRAIGLPHAALIAIDILVRTGPTGADTLARTARVQPQTMSRTLERMERDGLVERSPHPDDRRRRIVTVTEHGREAWETARHIERDVLPDDAALRGALTLLLEKHRPNRTPSG, from the coding sequence ATGGACGACACCCCCGACGCATGGCCGCTGGGGCGTCTCCTCTCCGCCGCTGCCCGGGCGATCGAACGGGACTGGGACGAGCGTCTGCGTGCGATCGGCCTCCCGCACGCGGCGCTCATCGCGATCGACATCCTCGTGCGGACCGGCCCGACGGGCGCGGACACCCTGGCCCGGACGGCACGCGTGCAGCCGCAGACGATGTCCCGCACGCTCGAGCGGATGGAGCGCGACGGCCTCGTCGAACGCTCGCCGCACCCGGATGACCGGCGACGGCGGATCGTCACCGTGACGGAGCACGGGCGCGAGGCGTGGGAGACCGCCCGGCACATCGAGCGTGACGTCTTGCCGGACGACGCCGCACTGCGGGGCGCCCTGACCCTGCTGCTCGAGAAGCACCGGCCGAACCGAACACCTAGCGGTTGA
- a CDS encoding LCP family protein — MSEHRAARQAAERAEAADAAELAEAAAQAASIAAADASTDAGTDAPAPRAPRSGSSARRPHSSGSSRSGSWSRNGRKRRRRRRKRPFLVAVLGTAGSLVAVATVLAVVAGLFIAGLVRSFDADVLADPFPTGARPAPTEGAQNILLIGSDSRQGADPDGDRAAGGRSDTLMLAHVPADKRAVYLMSIMRDSWVEVPGHGTAKINAAYSWGGVPLTVQTVERLLDVRIDHVAEIDFAGFSGMTDALGGVTVQSRTAFSARGHEFTAGANHLDGDAALAFVRERYAFADADHTRVRNQQAFMRGIVDGLLSRDTLTNPGRVQDFVRATSEYLSVDAGLTVRTMVDLGWSLRDVRPSDLRTFTMPTAGGGTSADGQSYVAVNTIAVQSLSQALRSNDVAGWLADNPQ, encoded by the coding sequence ATGTCCGAGCACCGAGCAGCCCGTCAGGCCGCCGAACGAGCCGAAGCAGCCGATGCGGCCGAACTGGCCGAGGCGGCAGCGCAGGCAGCATCGATCGCCGCCGCCGACGCCAGCACCGACGCGGGCACCGACGCCCCCGCACCGCGGGCACCCCGGAGCGGATCGAGCGCCCGCAGGCCACACAGCAGCGGCTCGAGCCGGAGCGGGAGCTGGAGCAGGAACGGCCGGAAGCGGCGCCGACGCCGCCGGAAGCGCCCGTTCCTCGTCGCCGTCCTCGGCACCGCCGGCTCGCTCGTCGCCGTCGCCACGGTGCTCGCCGTCGTCGCCGGCCTCTTCATCGCGGGCCTCGTCCGCAGCTTCGACGCCGACGTCCTCGCCGACCCGTTCCCGACCGGCGCGCGCCCCGCTCCGACCGAGGGCGCGCAGAACATCCTGCTCATCGGATCGGACTCCCGCCAGGGCGCCGACCCCGACGGCGACCGCGCTGCCGGTGGTCGCTCGGACACCCTGATGCTCGCCCACGTCCCGGCCGACAAGCGGGCCGTGTACCTCATGTCGATCATGCGCGACTCGTGGGTCGAGGTCCCCGGCCACGGCACCGCGAAGATCAACGCGGCGTACTCCTGGGGCGGGGTTCCGCTGACGGTGCAGACGGTCGAACGCCTGCTCGACGTGCGCATCGACCACGTCGCCGAGATCGACTTCGCCGGCTTCTCGGGCATGACCGACGCGCTCGGCGGGGTGACGGTGCAGTCACGGACGGCGTTCTCGGCCCGCGGGCACGAGTTCACTGCCGGCGCGAACCACCTCGACGGCGACGCGGCCCTGGCGTTCGTCCGCGAGCGGTACGCCTTCGCCGACGCCGACCACACCCGCGTCCGGAACCAGCAGGCGTTCATGCGCGGGATCGTCGACGGACTCCTCTCGCGCGACACCCTCACGAACCCCGGGCGCGTGCAGGACTTCGTCCGGGCGACGAGCGAGTACCTGTCGGTGGACGCCGGTCTGACCGTCCGCACGATGGTCGACCTCGGCTGGTCCCTGCGTGACGTCCGGCCGTCGGACCTGCGGACGTTCACGATGCCGACCGCGGGCGGCGGGACCTCGGCGGACGGACAGTCCTACGTCGCGGTGAACACCATCGCCGTGCAGTCGCTGTCCCAGGCGCTCCGGTCGAACGACGTCGCCGGGTGGCTGGCCGACAACCCGCAGTAG
- a CDS encoding transglycosylase family protein → MKKLSRTRTIVGGLAFAGIAATGVGLAAAPANAASGSTWDALAQCESGGNWAINTGNGYYGGLQFNLGTWQANGGTGNPASASRATQIAVAERVLASQGWGAWPACSAQLGLSGTTGAAPQAAAPAPAAPTQQAAPQQQAPVQQAAPQQAAPSTPAPATEAAPAAPSKPAAVKTSGKTYTVVSGETLDSIATKLHIDGGWNKLWAANTSTIDDANLIYAGQELQLPA, encoded by the coding sequence ATGAAGAAGCTTTCTCGTACCCGCACCATCGTCGGTGGCCTCGCCTTCGCAGGCATCGCCGCGACGGGTGTCGGCCTCGCGGCGGCGCCCGCGAACGCAGCATCCGGCTCGACCTGGGACGCCCTCGCGCAGTGCGAGTCCGGCGGCAACTGGGCGATCAACACCGGCAACGGCTACTACGGCGGCCTCCAGTTCAACCTCGGCACCTGGCAGGCGAACGGCGGCACGGGCAACCCGGCCTCCGCGAGCCGTGCGACCCAGATCGCCGTCGCCGAGCGCGTCCTCGCCTCGCAGGGCTGGGGCGCATGGCCGGCCTGCTCCGCCCAGCTCGGGCTGAGCGGCACGACCGGCGCCGCCCCGCAGGCCGCCGCTCCGGCTCCCGCCGCCCCGACCCAGCAGGCTGCCCCGCAGCAGCAGGCGCCGGTGCAGCAGGCCGCCCCGCAGCAGGCCGCGCCGTCGACCCCGGCCCCCGCGACCGAGGCGGCTCCGGCTGCCCCGAGCAAGCCCGCGGCCGTCAAGACGAGCGGCAAGACCTACACGGTCGTGTCGGGCGAGACCCTCGACAGCATCGCGACGAAGCTGCACATCGACGGCGGCTGGAACAAGCTCTGGGCCGCGAACACGTCGACCATCGACGACGCGAACCTGATCTACGCCGGCCAGGAGCTCCAGCTCCCCGCCTGA
- the rlmC gene encoding 23S rRNA (uracil(747)-C(5))-methyltransferase RlmC translates to MQCDYFDRGVCRSCTLMGQPYAEQVLDKELRTRELLHDAVEAAGGPGSVEWLPAITSPESAYRNKAKMVVGGTVQHPTVGILDHRQRGVDLRHCGICTPGIQHALPILAGFIADAGLIPYDVATRRGELKFVLVTESPDGELMVRFVLRSEGQLVRLRQHLDALHRVLPNAVVVTVNLLPEHKAVTEGEREIVLTERETLSMRLGDVTMHLRPQSFFQTNTHVATELYAQASAWIDEVAPASMWDLYCGVGGFALHAVRPGRAVTGIETSREAVRSAGQSAREAGLEGVRFAADDATEHALRARPDAVPELVVVNPPRRGIGETLSTWLEESDVRHVVYSSCNPVTLAKDLARMPSLRLRRARVLDMFPQTGHLEAVTLLSRG, encoded by the coding sequence ATGCAGTGCGACTACTTCGACCGCGGGGTGTGCCGCTCGTGCACGCTCATGGGGCAGCCGTACGCCGAGCAGGTCCTCGACAAGGAACTCCGCACGCGCGAACTCCTGCACGACGCGGTCGAGGCCGCCGGGGGTCCGGGCTCGGTCGAGTGGCTGCCCGCGATCACCAGCCCCGAGTCCGCGTACCGCAACAAGGCGAAGATGGTGGTCGGCGGGACCGTCCAGCACCCGACGGTCGGCATCCTCGACCACCGGCAGCGCGGGGTGGACCTCCGGCACTGCGGCATCTGCACGCCCGGGATCCAGCACGCGCTCCCGATCCTCGCCGGGTTCATCGCGGACGCCGGGCTCATCCCGTACGACGTCGCCACCCGCCGGGGCGAGCTGAAGTTCGTGCTCGTGACGGAGTCGCCGGACGGGGAGCTCATGGTGCGGTTCGTCCTGCGCTCCGAGGGACAGCTGGTGCGCCTCCGGCAGCACCTCGACGCGCTCCACCGGGTGCTGCCGAACGCCGTCGTCGTCACCGTGAACCTGCTCCCGGAGCACAAGGCCGTCACCGAGGGGGAGCGGGAGATCGTGCTCACCGAGCGGGAGACGCTCTCGATGCGACTCGGTGACGTCACGATGCACCTCCGCCCGCAGAGCTTCTTCCAGACGAACACGCACGTGGCCACCGAGCTGTACGCCCAGGCCTCGGCGTGGATCGACGAGGTGGCGCCCGCGTCGATGTGGGACCTCTACTGCGGCGTCGGCGGCTTCGCCCTGCACGCCGTCCGCCCCGGTCGCGCGGTGACGGGCATCGAGACCAGCCGCGAGGCCGTCCGGTCGGCGGGGCAGTCGGCGCGCGAGGCCGGCCTCGAGGGCGTCCGCTTCGCCGCGGACGACGCGACCGAGCACGCGCTCCGTGCCCGACCCGACGCGGTCCCCGAGCTCGTCGTCGTCAACCCGCCGCGGCGCGGGATCGGCGAGACGCTGTCGACCTGGCTCGAGGAGTCGGACGTGCGGCACGTCGTCTACTCGAGCTGCAACCCGGTGACCCTGGCGAAGGACCTCGCGCGGATGCCGTCGCTGCGCCTGCGGCGCGCGCGGGTGCTCGACATGTTCCCGCAGACGGGCCACCTGGAAGCGGTGACGCTGCTGTCCCGAGGGTGA
- a CDS encoding glycosyltransferase family 4 protein, protein MSASVGSMRIVPELRAAHIERHLRGTPAELLYLDVNYDLAGTDLAPAIQRVTMTGALRRFLTTTATTLEVPEPLWMRFWPKHVLLAAGFRAAGVLRRRRHRVVTYAMENNDLATLVGGRRRVPGVVVRLVGLLVGAVARLTIDRIAFASDDARATYASLPFTAAIEQSSTLELPRPDDAPVDPSPLTCVFVGAMEQRKGVRELMDAWPAVERTVPGATIVLIGPGPLEPLAAEWAASSPSTRRVTGRLPHAAATAVVRSSAVLVAPSVADGRWREQIGLPIKEALAAGLTIVTTDQTGLAGWLRDHGHGVVPPTAPAFTRRLARAITSALRAPLDREQVRAALPERDGRLAADAWLHGQQARLVADVPTRPIGVVA, encoded by the coding sequence GTGAGCGCATCGGTGGGGAGCATGCGGATCGTCCCCGAGTTGCGGGCCGCCCACATCGAGCGCCACCTGCGCGGCACACCCGCAGAGCTCCTCTACCTCGACGTGAACTACGACCTCGCCGGGACGGACCTCGCTCCCGCCATCCAGCGAGTGACCATGACGGGAGCGCTCCGTCGGTTCTTGACCACCACGGCCACCACGCTCGAGGTCCCGGAACCGCTGTGGATGCGGTTCTGGCCGAAGCACGTGCTGCTCGCGGCCGGGTTCCGCGCTGCGGGGGTGCTCCGGCGTCGTCGGCACCGGGTGGTCACGTACGCGATGGAGAACAACGACCTCGCGACCCTCGTGGGCGGGCGTCGCCGGGTGCCGGGCGTCGTCGTCCGGCTCGTGGGTCTGCTCGTCGGCGCCGTTGCTCGACTGACCATCGACCGCATCGCGTTCGCGAGCGACGACGCACGAGCCACCTACGCGTCCCTCCCGTTCACCGCGGCGATCGAACAGTCGTCGACACTCGAACTGCCCCGCCCCGACGATGCCCCGGTCGATCCGAGCCCGCTGACATGCGTGTTCGTCGGGGCGATGGAGCAGCGCAAGGGCGTGCGGGAGCTGATGGATGCCTGGCCCGCCGTCGAACGCACCGTTCCCGGCGCGACGATCGTGCTGATCGGGCCAGGGCCACTCGAGCCACTGGCAGCCGAGTGGGCCGCCTCGTCCCCGTCGACACGGCGAGTGACGGGACGACTCCCGCACGCTGCCGCTACCGCCGTGGTCCGCTCGTCTGCGGTCCTCGTCGCTCCCTCGGTCGCCGACGGACGCTGGCGGGAGCAGATCGGTCTGCCGATCAAGGAAGCCCTCGCCGCTGGCCTGACGATCGTGACCACCGACCAGACCGGGCTCGCCGGCTGGCTGCGCGACCACGGTCACGGCGTCGTCCCGCCGACGGCCCCGGCGTTCACCCGGCGACTCGCGCGAGCGATCACGAGCGCCCTGCGGGCGCCGCTGGACCGAGAGCAGGTGCGAGCTGCGCTGCCCGAGCGGGACGGCCGACTCGCTGCCGACGCCTGGTTGCACGGTCAGCAGGCACGACTCGTCGCCGACGTGCCGACCCGCCCGATCGGAGTCGTCGCATGA
- a CDS encoding DUF1972 domain-containing protein, producing the protein MSKRVAIIGTRGYPSYYGGFETAVRHIAPHLADVGWDVTVYGRPGQERVDDPSLDHRVTRRTTRGLESRSLSTLTYGLTAVLDTIRRRPDVALVMNCANGYWLPLLRLAGIPTVVNVDGIEWERAKWGRLAKAVFKTGARATARFADRLVFDADAIGDYWRHEFGRSGVMIPYGGTESDLLPLHPDDAHLAGRPFALVVARFVPENTVAEFLVAAERIAERHPVVIVGSTGYGGELDTAAQDLADRNPDATWLGHVSDDDRLFALWQHAGAYFHGHSVGGTNPALVQAMHCGAPTVARDTVYNREVLAGTGVRFVQPDPGAIADAVLDLLADPVEQELLRGSVRDRARSAYTWSGVCGAYEHALAEQAGVATRQAVAA; encoded by the coding sequence ATGTCCAAGCGTGTGGCGATCATCGGGACGCGCGGGTACCCGTCCTACTACGGCGGGTTCGAGACGGCCGTGCGGCACATCGCACCGCACCTGGCCGACGTCGGCTGGGACGTCACGGTCTACGGCCGTCCCGGACAGGAGCGGGTGGACGATCCGTCGCTCGACCACCGGGTGACCCGACGCACGACCCGTGGCCTCGAGTCGCGGTCGCTCTCGACCCTCACGTACGGCCTGACCGCCGTGCTCGACACGATCCGACGACGGCCGGACGTCGCGCTCGTGATGAACTGCGCGAACGGGTACTGGCTCCCGCTCCTGCGGCTCGCCGGCATCCCCACCGTGGTCAACGTCGACGGGATCGAGTGGGAGCGCGCGAAGTGGGGGCGGCTCGCCAAGGCGGTGTTCAAGACCGGCGCCCGGGCCACCGCACGGTTCGCCGACCGGCTCGTCTTCGACGCCGACGCCATCGGGGACTACTGGCGCCACGAGTTCGGCCGCTCCGGCGTGATGATCCCCTACGGCGGCACGGAGTCCGACCTCCTGCCGCTGCACCCCGACGACGCGCACCTCGCCGGGCGACCGTTCGCCCTCGTGGTGGCGCGGTTCGTGCCGGAGAACACGGTGGCCGAGTTCCTCGTCGCCGCGGAGCGCATCGCCGAGCGCCACCCGGTCGTCATCGTCGGGTCGACGGGCTACGGCGGGGAGCTCGACACCGCCGCGCAGGACCTCGCCGACCGGAACCCGGACGCGACCTGGCTCGGCCACGTGTCCGACGACGACCGGCTCTTCGCACTGTGGCAGCACGCCGGCGCGTACTTCCACGGGCACAGCGTCGGCGGCACGAACCCGGCCCTCGTGCAGGCGATGCACTGCGGGGCGCCCACCGTGGCCCGCGACACCGTGTACAACCGCGAGGTCCTCGCCGGCACCGGCGTCCGGTTCGTCCAGCCCGACCCCGGCGCGATCGCCGATGCCGTCCTCGACCTGCTCGCCGACCCCGTCGAGCAGGAGCTGCTCCGGGGCAGCGTGCGTGACCGGGCCCGCTCGGCGTACACGTGGTCGGGCGTCTGCGGCGCGTACGAGCACGCCCTCGCCGAGCAGGCCGGCGTCGCGACCCGCCAGGCGGTGGCGGCGTGA
- a CDS encoding SMP-30/gluconolactonase/LRE family protein: MSFTDLVPDPGAVERIATGSTWAEGPCWIPASRTLRWSDIPGDRILQWHADSGETSVYAEGVEFTNGRTLDRDGSVVQCSHGNRRVERDRDGIVTPIVDAWDGVRLNSPNDVVVARDGSVWFTDPAYGITQPREGHPGEREYGDHWVFRCGPDGADLRPVATDLDEPNGLAFDPTEQVLYVASSSGDDPVIRAYDRRGDRGDLLKNGRVFARLEPGEGAPDGIRVDVHGNVWSSSHRGVVVFDPDGTRLGEIAVPEVTANLCFGGDDGTTLFLAATTSIYRIATTIQDAAAE, translated from the coding sequence ATGTCGTTCACCGATCTCGTCCCCGACCCCGGCGCCGTCGAGCGCATCGCGACGGGCAGTACCTGGGCCGAGGGGCCGTGCTGGATCCCCGCGAGCCGGACCCTGCGGTGGTCGGACATCCCGGGCGACCGGATCCTGCAGTGGCACGCCGACTCCGGCGAGACGTCGGTGTACGCGGAGGGGGTCGAGTTCACGAACGGCCGCACCCTCGACCGCGACGGCAGCGTCGTGCAGTGCTCGCACGGGAACCGACGGGTCGAGCGCGACCGGGACGGGATCGTCACACCGATCGTGGACGCGTGGGACGGCGTCCGGCTGAACTCCCCGAACGACGTCGTCGTCGCGCGGGACGGCAGCGTGTGGTTCACCGACCCGGCGTACGGCATCACCCAGCCGCGCGAGGGGCACCCGGGCGAGCGGGAGTACGGCGACCACTGGGTGTTCCGCTGCGGCCCGGACGGTGCGGACCTGCGGCCGGTCGCCACCGACCTCGACGAACCGAACGGGTTGGCGTTCGACCCGACCGAGCAGGTGCTCTACGTCGCGAGCTCGTCCGGCGACGACCCGGTCATCCGGGCGTACGACCGGCGGGGCGACCGGGGCGACCTGCTCAAGAACGGTCGGGTGTTCGCACGGTTGGAGCCCGGCGAGGGCGCTCCGGACGGCATCCGCGTCGACGTGCACGGCAACGTGTGGTCCTCGTCGCACCGGGGCGTGGTCGTGTTCGACCCGGACGGCACCCGACTCGGCGAGATCGCGGTCCCCGAGGTCACCGCGAACCTCTGCTTCGGCGGCGACGACGGCACGACGCTGTTCCTCGCCGCGACGACGTCGATCTACCGGATCGCGACCACGATCCAGGACGCCGCTGCCGAGTAA